The region GTGTTTTACAAGTTTGTGGTCCTACAACAAATGAGGAAGTTTCAGTGATTGAAATTTTTTTCAATCTACCAAAACCTATTAAGGTAACATATCAAAGAAGGGATGATGTTCAATTAACTAGTCGTTAATCACCTATGGTAGTTTGTATGCCTACCCCTTTTCCATTCGAACGCACTAAAGTCGTACCTTGGAAGTATGATATAACTACTGTAGATGGAGAGCCTGGAGATGTTGAACGTAAAAGGAGACTAGAGGGTGTTAGTGTCGATGTCACAAACATCACGGGGCCAAGCAGAATGACCTGCAGCGGTCTAATTTATACTCTCGATTTTAATATAACCCCTAAAGCACCGACAAAGGAAGCTGTGATGATAGTTCCTACCAAAGAATCTAGAGTGGTACAATCAGCAGCGCAATCTGGTGAAGAGGTTGAATTTCTGAAAATCATAAAGAAAATCGACTACAATATAGTTGATTAGCTACATCAAACACCGCCAAAGATATTTATCCTATCCTTGCTTTTGAACTCCCAATatcatagggaggctctactgaAAGTGCTTGCCCAAGCTCATGTTACTCAACATATAATGGTTGGCCAATTCGATggagtggtcgccaatatcaccgcttgcaacactctaaGTTTCAACAATGAAGAGTTGCCTAAGAAAGGATAGAGTCAAAACCGTGCCTTAAATGTGTCCATAAAATGACAAGAAGATGATATAGCTAGGGTTTTAGTTGACATTGGATCTTCCCTCAATGTCCTACCAAAAAGGGCACTTTTTAAATTGTCTTACCAAGGGTCAGAGATGAAACCCAGTGCGCTTAtggtaaaagcttttgatggatcccggAGGACAGTGATAAGCGAGTTAGAACTACCAATCTAAATCTACCCACATGTATTCCCCCATcactttccaagtcatggatatcaaTCCCACTTATAACTGCCTTTTGGGACATCCATGGATACATGCCGTTGGGCAGTGACTTCTACCTTACACCAGAAAATGAAATTTGTCGTCAACAACAAGCTCGTCATTGTTTCAGGTGAATAAGATTCTTCATTAGTCAACTCTCTTCTTTATGATATATCGAGCCTGATAAAGATGCTTTGTAAACTTCTTTCCAAGCACTCGAGATAGTCAATGCCACGTTTGTGGAAGTAAAGGACCCCGTTGAGAAAACCATTTTTTGATTTGCATCTTTGAAAAGCGCGAAGTCAGCAGTTGAAAGTGAGGGTTCTACAGGTTGGGGGAAAGTCATTGATGTCAGTGAGAAAAAATATTGTATTTTGGGTTAGGGTACAAGCATTCTGCTAAGAAAGGAGCTCTGGTCCCTACAAAGGCCCGCGTATGAAGCATCCAAAAAGTCTTCCTCAACACAGGTTTTGTCCATGGGGATCAAGTCGGTGCAGTtgaagatgacactgaagatgAAGAAGCATCAAAACTAATATACCGGTGTGAAGCAACCTTAACAAACTGGGAGGCGGTTGAGATCCCAGAAGTTTTTCCCGTGTCAAAATAATTgtgtttttctttgttttttccaaaaaaaaatccTTAGCTCTACCTAAGGCTAACTGATCATTTATAAGGCCACtttatgacaaataaagagcattttgttcaaattcttatcgctcatttatttgtttttctttctcTAAAACATACATGTTTTCAAAAAAActacaaaaaaaaaattctttcTCGTGCATTTTATTTCCACTTTTCTAAGAAACCAATCATTCAAAAAAtatgcagaataatcaataaaccagttgaatcCGATGACCCCACTACTTCCTATGACTTTGAATTCCCCATCTACCGAGCAGAAGAGGATGGTGAGGAAGATTGTGACATCCCTGAAGAGATGGAAGGGTTGTTTAAGCATGAGTCTAAGGACCTTTAGCCGCATCAGGAACCGGTGGAGACAATTAACCTTGGCACCGAGGAAGAGAAGAAATGGGTCAAAGTTAGAAATACACTTGGGGCAAGCATCAAGGAAAGATTGATCAAGTTTCTACAAaaatatgtggatgtattttcatggtcataccaggatatgAGAGGGTTAGATACTAATATAAGCTGCCACTTTAGCAAGATTGCCCACCAGTGAAGTAGAAGCTCCAAAGAGAGAGACCCGACATGGCTCTGAAGATTTGTGATGAGGTCAAACGTCAATttgatgttggtttcctagcAATGGCAAAGTACCCTCAATGGTGGCTAATTTTGTGCTAGTGACCAAGAAGTATGGAAAAGTTAGGATGTGTGTTAATTACAGGGATCTAAACAAATCTAGTCCGAAGGAcgatttccctctgccacatattgacacttTGGTTGGCAACACTGCTAAGTTCACAGTCTTCTCCTTCATGGGCGGATCTCGGGttacaatcagatcaagatggctctaaaagacatggaaaagaccatATTCATCACCCCTTagggaacattttgctacaaggtaatgccattcgaTATCAAAAACGtcggggcaacttaccaaagacAAATAGTCactttgttccatgatatgatgcacaaggaaattgaggtttatgtcgatgatatgacTGAAAAATCCCAAAGTGAAGAAGATCATATAAACCATTAGTAGAAGTTATTTGAGTGTCTCTAAAAATTCCGACTACGACTGAACCTTGCTAAATTCACCTTTTGGTGTTCGATCAGAAAAGTTCCTTGGTTTCATCATTAGTCAATGAAGAATTAAGGTAGATCCATacaaggtcaaagcaatacaagaaatgtaTGTTCCACGTACAGAGAGAGAAGTTAGAGGATTCCTTGTACGATTGAACTACAACTCCCGATTTATATCTCATATGATTGCTACGTGTGAGCCTAGTTTCAAGTTTAttcgaaaagatcaagcaattgaatggaactctgactgtcaaaaagctttcAAGAAAATCAGAGATTATTTGCAAGAGCCTCCGATACTAATTCCACCTATTCAGGGGAAGCCACTCTTTATGTATCTAATTGTGCTTGAAGAGTCAATGGGATTCATGCTAGGGAAACATGATGAACTCGTCTGGAAAGAACATGCCATTTACTATCTGAGCTagaagtttaccgattgtgaaacacGATATTGGCTCTTGGAGAAAACTTATTATGCTTTAGCATGGGTCGCTCGCTGTCTACGACAATACATGATTTgtcataccactttgttgatctcaaaaattGATTCAATAAAGTATATCTTCGAAAAGCCTGTTTTAACTGGAAGACTTGCTCGTTGGAAGATGTTATTGTTTGAGCATGACGTCTAGTACATATCCCAGAAAGCTACTAAAGGAAATATGTTTTCTAATTACCTTACTCACCAGCCTATTGAAGACGACAAGTCGTTGAAGTTTGACTTTCCTGACGAAGACATTAAGGTAGTAAAAGATTTTGAAATCCCAAGACCCGACGAAGGACCTAAACCAGGATCTCGATGGAAGCTCATGTTTAATGGTTCTTCCAATTACATGGAGAATGGTGTAGGAGTTATTATGTTGAATCTGAATGGTGGATATACTCCTTTCACATCAAgtttgtgttttgattgcacaaaCAATATAGTAGAATATGAAGAGTACATCCTAGGCATAGAAGAAACAATTGACCTCggaatcaaaatccttgaagtATGTGGAGATTCAACTCTAGCGATCTACCAAGTCAAAGGCAAATGGGAAACTTGTGATACCAAATATGTCCTATATTGTGACTATGTCATGAAGTtgataaaatactttgacgaaatcacttttTGTCATATCCCAAGGACTGAGAGTCAAGTAGCTGATGCTCTagctatgttggcttcaatgtaccaaaTTTGATTCCGCAATGAAGCATCCCTTATCCAGCTAGAGTGGAAAGTTGAGCTTGCCTACTGTCAGTTGGTGGAAGAAGAGGCCAATGGTAAACAttggtttcacgacatcaaatgttatttgcaaaatcaagaatacccagcagatgcaacaacccttgacaagaagaccttgaggaagttagcatccaaGTTCTTATTAAGCAATCATGTACTATACAAGAGGAATCATGACATGGTTTTTCGtagatgcatggatagacacgaagagGACATGTTGATTAAAGAGATTTATGAGGGATCCTTTGGAACCCATTCTAACGGGCATTCCATGGCCAAGAAAATATTGAGGGCTGGTTATTATTGGTTAACCATTGAATCTGATTCCTTCATCTATGCTAggaagtgtcataaatgtcaaatttatgctgacaaagtGCATGTGTCACCATCACTATTGAATGTTTTGACTTCGCCTCGACCTTTTTCAATGTGAGGCATTGACTTGATTGGTGCCATCGAGCCTAAGGCTTCCAATGGTCACCATTTCATCTTGGTCATCATcgattactttaccaagtgggtaGAAGTTGCCTCATATCCTAATGTGGCACGACAAGTGGTTGCTCGGTTCCTCAAGAAGGCGATTATCTACTGTTATGGAGTTCTAAGTCGGATCATCATAGACAATGGGTCGAATCTAAATAATAAGACAATGAAAGAGTTGTGTGAAAATTCAATATTAAGCATCATAACTCTTCCCACTATCCTCTGAAGAGTTGTGTTGAAGACAATGAAATAGTTGTGTGAAAACTTCAAGATCAAGAAGATCCTACATAAAAATGGTGAaaacctacaaggattggcacgaaataTTACCCTATGCACTACATGGATATCTGACCTCATTCCtcacttcaataggggcaac is a window of Lathyrus oleraceus cultivar Zhongwan6 chromosome 6, CAAS_Psat_ZW6_1.0, whole genome shotgun sequence DNA encoding:
- the LOC127096063 gene encoding uncharacterized protein LOC127096063, whose protein sequence is MFSNYLTHQPIEDDKSLKFDFPDEDIKVVKDFEIPRPDEGPKPGSRWKLMFNGSSNYMENGVGVIMLNLNGGYTPFTSSLCFDCTNNIVEYEEYILGIEETIDLGIKILEVCGDSTLAIYQVKGKWETCDTKYVLYCDYVMKLIKYFDEITFCHIPRTESQVADALAMLASMYQI